In Desulfobotulus mexicanus, one DNA window encodes the following:
- the fic gene encoding protein adenylyltransferase Fic, whose amino-acid sequence MILENKLNITHQVDLAKAEERISKQKARQLFDSGDIAKVKVGTFEGLSFIHAYLFEDIYDFAGQIRTKNIAKGNFRFAPVMYLVQSLAHIDSMPQSTFGQIIEKYVEMNIAHPFREGNGRATRIWLDLMLKKEIKKAIDWNLVDKDEYLSAMERSVVKDIEIKVLLKQALTHQIDDRSLFMKGIDVSYFYEGYSQYKTEDL is encoded by the coding sequence ATGATATTAGAGAATAAACTGAACATCACCCATCAGGTGGATCTTGCCAAAGCTGAAGAGAGAATCAGCAAACAAAAAGCCAGGCAGCTCTTTGACTCTGGTGACATTGCCAAAGTCAAAGTGGGTACCTTTGAAGGGCTTTCATTTATTCATGCTTATTTGTTTGAAGATATTTATGACTTCGCAGGGCAAATCAGAACGAAAAATATAGCCAAGGGCAATTTCCGGTTTGCGCCGGTGATGTATTTGGTGCAATCTCTTGCACATATAGATTCCATGCCCCAAAGTACATTTGGCCAGATCATAGAAAAATATGTGGAAATGAACATTGCCCATCCCTTTCGTGAAGGGAACGGAAGAGCCACCCGTATCTGGCTTGACCTTATGCTCAAAAAAGAAATCAAAAAGGCGATAGACTGGAATCTGGTGGATAAAGATGAGTATCTCTCTGCCATGGAACGAAGTGTCGTCAAAGACATCGAAATTAAAGTTCTCCTCAAACAGGCCCTCACGCATCAAATTGATGACCGTTCCCTTTTTATGAAAGGTATTGATGTGAGTTATTTTTATGAAGGTTATAGTCAATATAAAACGGAGGATCTGTAG